TTATATTTTTCATCCCCTCAGTTACGAGATTGTCTGCAACCTTTAATCCATCTACACATACTTCATTTTCATTTGTATCTCCTAAAGTTACATTTTTTCTAACAGCACGTCCATCTTCCACAACATATACATAATCTTGTCCATCATTCAAAATACTGGTAATTGGAATCCATATCCCACTCTTTTCTCCATTTTCAATATATACCTTCACTGATTGACCTATATAATATTTATTATTATCAATTGGATTTGAAATTTTAATTTCTGCACTGTAAGTTCCACTTTGTCTATCAGGTGCTTGAACCATATTTATAACTTCTCCATCAGCAGTAGCATCATCTATTTTAACTTCTGCTTTTGTTCCAACCTGTATTTTCTTAACATCATCATCTGATAAACCTGCAGTAACAACTTGATCTTCACTTCTAATTAATACAACTGGATATCCAGCTTGTTGGAGTTCTCCTTCCTTACAAAGAACATCTACTACATATCCATCTTCATCTGCTGTAAGTGATGCATCTTGAACCAAATTAACCTTTGAATCATAATTAGCCTTTGCCGCATTAACCCCTGCCAATGCTGCTTGTTTATCCTCTTCTCTTGCTCCATTTTTAACTTGATTTAATGTTTCCTTAGCTGCATTTAGCTGACTTTCACTACCGTCTAATTTTATCTTAATATCATTAACCTGCTGCTGTGTAGCTGCTTTTATTTGATATAAGTTAACAGTTTTATCATATAAGTCCTTACAGTAATTATATTCATCCTGAGCATTTTTCACTGCTATTTCAGCTTTATTTATATCTTCAGATTGAGCTCCATTTAAAGCTTTATCGTATTGAGCCTGTGCTGCATCCATTTGGGCCTTTGCTGCATTTTCTGCTAAATTCAAATCACTCTTATCTAAATCAACAAGACTGTCTCCTTTTTTTACATGTTGTCCTTTTATAACATATATTTTTGAAATTTTAGCTGGACTTTTAAAAGAAAGCTTTCTTACTTCACTCCCACCAGTTATACCTTGATATTCCAAATTGACTGGGTGACTTTGATTTTGAAGCTCTGCAGTTTTTACTGGATATGTTTTTGCATCAGTTTTTGCATCAGTTTTACCACTACATCCACTTAGTATTGTAAAATTAAAAAATACCAAACAAATAGCTATTATCTTTTTATTCATATATCCTCCTTATATTAACCACATCATATGTACAAAATAATATTATTAAGTTTATTTCCACACATAATTTTGCTTATTCAAAAAAATTTATTAGTTACCTAGTATCCATGGTGTTTGAATACTATCTCTTAAGTTATTATGAGCATAAACAAGTTTTCTTAAGGCAGTATCTAATTCTTCACTAGCTACAACTTGTTTATCATAATCATTTTGAAGCATTAATCCCATATCTACTTGTGCTTTTGCAAATCCAAGCTTTGTATTTGTTGAATTAACTTGTTCTTTTAAATTATCTATTTTATTTTCTATATCAAGTAATGTTGAATAATTTTGTTTTAATATACTTTTTAGATTCTTTTTCGTATCGTCTAACTTAACTTTTGCTTCATCATATTGATATTTTCCATCTAAATAACCTTCATAAGACTTGAGAGCATTATAGTATTTTAATTGATCTTTAGCATAAAGTAAGGAATCACACGCAAATTGTCCATAATTAAAATTAATATTCCCAGCCGCATCTCGTGAAAGATACTTTGTATCAGTCTGATTAGGTGCTGCTGCTGTTACTGCATCTTTATCAACATTTTCCTTTATTCCATCATCCTTTAAATTTTTAATATAGTCTTTAGTTAAATCTAATATTTTATTATCATATTCAAAATAAGCGCTGAGTTTAGAATCCACATAATCATCAACTGAATCATATATTTTGAATTTTGTATAATCAAGATCGTAATCAAGAGTATAATCATTCTTTAAATCTAAATCAGTTAGTACTTTAAAATAATCTTTTGCATCACTTAAGGAATTTTCCTTTGCAGTTATATCATCTTGTAATGATTTTAATTCAACTTCAGCATCAGTAACTTGATTTTCAGTTGCCATTCCTAAAGAAAGTTTTTCTTTTAAATAAACTAACTCATTCTTCTTCAGTTCCAAGTTTCTCTTAGCTTTATCTATGTCAATTTGCTTCAACAGCATATCATTATATTTATTTGTAATATCACTGGATATTTGATCCATCATGAAATCCCTTGATTGTTTTGTCTGCTTTTCTTGCAATTCAAGTTTATCGTAAGGATAATCATATACATCACTAGAGTAATTATCTCCTGCTATTGATTTATTAAAATCAGTGCTTTTCTCTTGAAGATCTTCTTTATTTCGATAATATGTTATTTGTGTTGCCTTTAATGCAAATTTATCATTATTACTTATTGCCGCATTTATTGCATCAGGTAGTTTTAGAACTTTCTTATTTACATCACCATGTATCCCTTGACTAATACTTATGTTTTCTCCACTACTAGTATAATTTTGCATTTGTTTTGAGATATTTTTACTTTCGGTAGATGTAGATTCAGCTGCAAATACTGGTATAATACTACTATTCATAATATTTACTGCAATTCCAACAGCAATCAGATTTTTTATATGTTTTCTCATTAATATCCACCTCTTCATTATTGAAATACTTAAAAATGTTTTAATCTACATATGTATAAAAACTTTACAATTGTATGATAAATACTATATACTGTTATATGAAGGTTATCAAGAAACAATAACTTTAATCTATATAGTTAGACTACAGTCTTTATCGATGTGTAGATTATTTCATAGGAGGGACTTTATGAATGATAATAAAACTCTTGATTTAAGAATACGAAGGACACATAAACTATTATCTGAAGCCTTAATATCTTTACTTTCCGAACAAAGTTTTGATAATATTAACATTTCTGATATCTGCGATAAGGCTATGATTCATCGAACCACCTTTTATAAGCATTTTGAAGATAAATATCATCTACTTGACTCTTTGATTAGTGAATTGGTTGAAAACTTAGAAAAGAATAGTACGGAGCAAACTCCAATTAACAATCCAAGGCAATACTATGTAAATTTATTTAAACTTCTTTTAGAACATATGCAAGAGAATGTAAAGATGTATTCTGTTGGATTACCAAATAATGGTTTTGCAATGAAATCACTTCAAAAATCAGTAGGTGAACGCACAAAAGCAAAATTGGTAAGTAATGAAGCTAATGGCGTAATATTTTCAATTCCCATACCAATTCTTTCAGAATTTTATTCCTCCGCAATGGTTAATTTAGCTATTTGGTGGCTTGAAAATAATATGCCTCTCAGTATTGAAGAAATAGTAAAATATAGCGATATGATGATTAATAGACTAGACATAAATGAAGAATAGATTGAATTATTTACATATAAAACATAAAAAGATATTAATAACCTTAAGTCTAATACGTTCTATGCTTGATATAAAACATCTTTATGCTGTTCTATATCTCACATATTACATATTACTTTAAGTATATTAATATCTTTACCTATTATCTTCATCAACAATTTTTAAATTTTTAAATTACTATATTATAAATTTTCATGTTTCTTTTTAAAGAAACTTAGATATATTATTTCTAAAATTCCAAGGGTATTAACAATTAATAAGACAATATACCATATTAATTGTTTATTGCGGGCAGAGCGCCAAAGAGCTACTCCCTTCCAAATAATTGACCAACATATTAATAATAAAAGCATTAGTTTATTTGAAGTCATAAATTGAATTATATTGCTCATTTTCATTTCTCCAATCATAATTACTTATTTATTAATATGTCATTTATACAATTAATTATTCATTTATAGTTAATTACCTAAATTAAGTTCGTTAGGAATTACAACCCACCCTATAGAATTGAAATTTGCATCCATTTCATGATTGTTACTTTTAGTAAAAATAAAGCCTGTTTTTATTCCAACTTCTTTTAACTTTGACAAAGAACGATCCAACATCCTTTTTTCAATTTCATTAACTCTATATTCATTATATATTGCAATATGATATATATATCCTCTAACGCCATCGCTTCCACATAATAGTGCCCCTATTACTTTTCCATCATCTGTACAAGCTACAGAACTAGCATCTGGATTTTTCTTCAAATATATTATTAAATCACTTTTTGTAACAGAACTCTCTAAAAATGTTGTTCCAAAAATATCATTCCATAATTTGAGTACTTGATCTATATCTGACTCTTTCATAGCTTTAACTACTATTGTATTATCCAATTACACCACCTACCCTGATTTAATTCTTTTGTAATTTATATTATATATATTACCACTGTATTGTTTTATTAGATACATAATTTGATATATATTTTAGTTAATTTCTATTTAAAATTGTTCAACAAAAAAGAGTTACAAGAAAATCTCATAACTCTAAAAATAACATGAACTATCTTCTATTATTTTGTTGTTTTCTAGCTCTTCTACAATCTGGACATCTTACAGGTTCGTTATCGAATCCTTTTTCTTTGTAGAATTCTTGTTCTCCAGTTGTGAAAACAAATTCATTTCCACAATCTTTACATACTAAAGTTTTATCTTCCATGTTAAATTCCTCCTTTTAAATTAAAGATTAATATCGACTCATATAATTCTCTAAAAGGAGAAATGCATAATATCTATAAAAAACCTTTTTTCTTACAAAACTAATTATAACAGCGTTTCTTTTAAAAAGCAACTATTTATTTTTATTTATTTTTATTTATATAATCACCAACATTCATAATGAATCATATCTTCAAGCTTTTTTCTTGGACGAGCTTTAGGATTTTCATTTGGGTAACCAACTGTTATAACACCAACTACATACTTATCAGTAGGGATATTTAAGACTGGTCTAATTTCTTCTTGTGTAAATTCCGCAACCCAACAAACCCCTAATCCCAAATTATTAGCTTCTAACAACATATATCCTACTGAAATCGAGGTATCTCTAATTATTCTTTTTAGTTCATCTTCTGGACTATTATCATCTAAATAAACGTCTTCTTCTTTTATCCTACAGCGTATATCTGCAACACATACAATGAATACTGGAGCTGTTAACATCCACTTTTGATTATGAGAAGCCTCTACTACTTTTTGTCTCATTTCTTCAGATTTTACTATTATATAATTCCACGGCTGAGTATTATTACCTGATGGAGCAAGCCTTGCACTTTCAAGTAATTCTTTTATTTGATTATCCTCCACTGGTTTATCACTATACTTTCTAATACTCCTACGCATTTCAATTTCTTTAATCATCTATTGCATACCTCACTTCATGATATTTATTATTTACATAGTTTATTTTTAAGCTAAATTCACTACATTGTTTCCCATACGAATCACCTATTGCTATATTTAATTTCGAGTATTTATATAATTAAAGCTAATATTTCTAATCAATTATAACATAAATTGTAAGCATTTCATTATTCAGTTCTTGAATAATGCAACATTCATAAAATATGTTATAATTAAGAAGTAAATTACAGTTAGAAGAAAGGGTGAACTTGATGAGTGGATTCGACTCTAATTTTTAGTAATTAAAAAAATTGAGGAGAATAGTATGATTAAAAATTTTAATTTAAGTAAATTAGACTCAGTAATGAAAATTTGGCTTGACACTAATATAGATGCCCATAATTTTATAAAGAATAAATACTGGATTAATAATTATAATTTAGTTAAAGAAATGCTGCCTTTAGCTGATATTTATATATTTGAAGAAAATAATATTATAAAAGGCTTTATAGGAGTTATGGAAGAAAATTATATAGCTGGCCTTTTTGTAAAAAAGGAATATCAAAGAGAAGGCATAGGTAAAAAGTTACTAGATTATTGTAAATCCAAATATTTAGTTCTTAAATTAGATGTGTTTATTAAAAACAAAAATGCAGTGAATTTTTATTATAAAAATGGTTTTAAAGTTTTAGATGAACATTTTAGTGAAGAAACAAATGAGATTGAATACACTATGATATTTAACAAGAACTAACTGAATCCATATAGATATCCAAAGCAAGAATTAGACTTATGTGAAACTTACCGAAATCCAATACATTTGTCTTCTACAGGACTAGTGAAATTTTCGCTGGAAGGTTCTAAATATGGGCTTGTCGTCATTCCAGCGTGTTCTAGATGTAAAATCTAGACAAGCTGAAATGAAACAAGCCCCCATTAAGAACCTTCATCAGCTCAATTTCACATGCCTGCTCCAGAAAAATGTATCGTATTTCTAGTGTAGGGTTACGATTATAATTTCTCAAGAGTGTATGCATATTCCATTTATAAGTTTGATTATTCATTTGGATATCTATAACAAAATAGACGCTTAAAAAGACACCGAATTTTACAAAAGAAATTCGGTGCTTTTTTGCACACTAATTACTAAACTGTATCAACATTTATTTAATAATTCTTGTCATATCTGAAGTATCTCACAGATAGTTCCATCTAATGTTTTATCTTACTTAAGTCATCAATAAATATGAAACAACAACCTATATCTAAATATTTCTAAATTATTAAGAAATACTCTTAATTTTACATATATATTAAATTAAAATTAAGATTTATTGTTAATAATTGTTTATTCTCATAAACTAATACATAATTAATCTAGATATTAGTTATTTCATTTTTTTAACAAGGAGATTCAAATGAATAAGTTTTTAATTAACAAAAAACTTTTAAAACAATTAGATGTAACCATGCTTGTAACAGCTATTCTCATTACTATTTTTGGAATTATAAATATTTATAGTGTAACATATTCAGTTTCTGGTGCACATTATGGTGAACTGCAAATATTTTGGTTAATTCTTGGACTAGCAGTAGTATATTTCATTCTAATATTTGACTATAATACTCTAGGAAAATATTCAAGCATAATTTATTGGTCTGGGATAGCTCTACTATTATATAACGATGTTACTAGCAAAGCAGTAAAAGGTGCTTCATCATGGATAAGAATTGGAAATAGAGCAATAGAACCAGGTGAATTTGTAAAATTCGGACTAATTTTAATATTAGCAAAAAAATTAGATGACATGGAAGGAAATATAAATAAACCTAAAAACTTTGTTATTTTATCTTTCTATGCTTTTATTCCGATGTTTTTAATACTTATTCAACCAAATTTAGGGATGACTCTTATTTGCTTTTTTATTACACTAGGAATATATTTTATTTCTGATTTAGATTTAAAAATTCTTGCTATTGGTTTTGCAGCTGTAATTCCACTAAGTCTTATAATATGGTTTAGTAATATCTTAAAAGCATATCAAAAGCAAAGAATACTTGTATTTTTAAATCCAGAATCCTATCAACAAGATTCAGGTTTTCAATTGATGCAATCCATAATTGGCATAGGTTCTGGTGGATTATTGGGTGCTGGCTTTCTAAAAGGAGTTCGTGCTTCTAGTGGCTTTATCCCCGAGGTTCATACTGACTTTATATTTGCAGTAGTTGGAGAAGAATGGGGGCTAATAGGTGCTATTTTTCTAATAGCCTTATACAGTATATTAATTTATAAAATGATTAAATTAGCAAAAGAAGCTAAAGATATTCTTGGTCGTCTTATTTGTGTTGGTACAGCTTCTGGTTTCCTATTTTCAATATTTCAAAATATCGGTATGACTATTGGAATTATGCCAGTTGCAGGCATTACACTTCCATTTATGAGTTATGGTGGAAGTTCAATCCTTGTAAATTTTATGTCTCTAGGTCTAGTATTGAATGTTAGTATGAGAAAAAACAAACTCAGTTTTTATTGAATAAAATATAAATATATGCACAGATAAGTTGCGCAATCTTCAACCAACAAGTATCAATATTTATTTAGTCATTCTTGCGATATGTGAAGTATATCATAAATAGTTCCATCTAGTGCTCTTATCTTACTTAAATCATCAATAAAGAAAAATACATGATATTTCCATTTATCAGGATTATAAATAACCAGAAATTCTGTTTCCTCAATGTTTGGTATATGCTCCATTATTTTATCTTTAAAATTATTAAGACTTTCTTGTGGCTTTATTTCTCTAATTATTTCAAATAAATATTTACAATCTTTAATTCTAAATGTTGTAGTATCAATTAATGGTATTCCTATATTTACGTTCTGCCATCCAAATGAAGATATTATGTTATCATAAAAACCACTAAACAAAAACTTATTTAATCCATTGCTATCTTTCCATATATATAAAGGACAGTAGCTATTTTGCAAATTATTATTTTTTCCCTTTTCTGTTGTTAAATAGAGTTTAAATTTTAAATCCTCAAAACTATCTGTTTTATACCCATTATTTTTCACTCTATCCCTTATTATTCTCATATTATAATCACTAGGTAGTCCAATATTATATTGCATTGCTATCATTGGCTTTCAGCCTCCTTTTCAGTTCTATTTTATTCTCAATTCATTTATTATTTTTAACAATTACAGTTTAACTCCCCATATAAAAATTGTATAATACTTATAACTAATCTTTAATATCACTAATAATGATATCAAAGATAAATTAATTATAACGAAAGGTTCTTATATTATGGAAATTAACGATTTAAGAATATTTCAGACAGTTGCTTATGAGAAATCCATATCAAAAGCCGCTTTAAAACTTGGTTATGCTCAATCAAATATTACAATGAGAATTAAATTGCTTGAAAATAACTTGAACACTACTTTGTTCATTAGAAATAATAAAGGTACTATAATTACATCGAATGGAGAAAAACTGCTTAAATATGCAGATAAAATTTTAGAATTAATAGATGAAGTTAATGAAGAATTTATTCCTACTAAAATTATTTCTAATATAAAAATAGGCGCTACTCAGACTATTTCTGCATCTATTTTACCTAAAATATTTTCTCTATTTTATGAGAAAAATCCAGAAGTGCCTTTAACTTTAAAAACAGAAACTCAAAAAGTTTTAGTTAACTTTATCCAAAAAGCTGAATTAGATGGGGCTTTTATATCTGGTGAAATTTCCTCTTCAAAAATAAAAAAAATTTTTACTTTCAAAGAAAAGCTTGCACTAGTATCTTCTGTACCAATTACTGATGTAAATCATTTAACTTCTCCTATAATAATAAATTCAGATAAAATTTGCCCTTATCGCAAGCTTCTACAAAAATGGTTACTTTATAATAATTCTAAACCAGCCCATATTATTGAATTTGATTCATTAGAATCTATTCTTAGAGGTATAGCTGACGGACTTGGCATATCTCTTTTACCTAAAAGTATTTTGCCTAACAACAATAAATTCTTTATTTATGATTTGAAAAATGAGTTTTCTGAATTGGAAGTTAAGTTTATAGCCAATAAAAATTTACAAATAAATCCTTTACTTAAGGACTTTATAAATCTGGTAAATAGTTATATCTCTAATTCTTATTGATTATTTTAATATAAATCATTAAAGTTCAAAGCTTTTTCAAATCACAAAACCAAAAGGAGAACCTCCTCTACCTAGACCTGGTTCTCCTCAATATACCCATAATTAAAGTTTTAAATATTCAGTAACAAAATCTGTAAAAAGAATACCATCTAAATGATCTATTTCATGGCAAAAACATTTTGCTAAATCTCCTGCACCAGTTGATATTATTTCTTCACCTTTTTCATTAAGCGCCTGTACTTTTACTGTTTTTGGTCTTAATAATTTTCCAAATACATTAGGATTACTCAAACATCCCTCAATAACTTCTTGACTGCCTTCCTTACTAATTATCTTGGGATTAACTAATTTT
The window above is part of the Clostridium saccharoperbutylacetonicum N1-4(HMT) genome. Proteins encoded here:
- the rodA gene encoding rod shape-determining protein RodA, whose translation is MNKFLINKKLLKQLDVTMLVTAILITIFGIINIYSVTYSVSGAHYGELQIFWLILGLAVVYFILIFDYNTLGKYSSIIYWSGIALLLYNDVTSKAVKGASSWIRIGNRAIEPGEFVKFGLILILAKKLDDMEGNINKPKNFVILSFYAFIPMFLILIQPNLGMTLICFFITLGIYFISDLDLKILAIGFAAVIPLSLIIWFSNILKAYQKQRILVFLNPESYQQDSGFQLMQSIIGIGSGGLLGAGFLKGVRASSGFIPEVHTDFIFAVVGEEWGLIGAIFLIALYSILIYKMIKLAKEAKDILGRLICVGTASGFLFSIFQNIGMTIGIMPVAGITLPFMSYGGSSILVNFMSLGLVLNVSMRKNKLSFY
- a CDS encoding LysR family transcriptional regulator; translated protein: MEINDLRIFQTVAYEKSISKAALKLGYAQSNITMRIKLLENNLNTTLFIRNNKGTIITSNGEKLLKYADKILELIDEVNEEFIPTKIISNIKIGATQTISASILPKIFSLFYEKNPEVPLTLKTETQKVLVNFIQKAELDGAFISGEISSSKIKKIFTFKEKLALVSSVPITDVNHLTSPIIINSDKICPYRKLLQKWLLYNNSKPAHIIEFDSLESILRGIADGLGISLLPKSILPNNNKFFIYDLKNEFSELEVKFIANKNLQINPLLKDFINLVNSYISNSY
- a CDS encoding TolC family protein; amino-acid sequence: MRKHIKNLIAVGIAVNIMNSSIIPVFAAESTSTESKNISKQMQNYTSSGENISISQGIHGDVNKKVLKLPDAINAAISNNDKFALKATQITYYRNKEDLQEKSTDFNKSIAGDNYSSDVYDYPYDKLELQEKQTKQSRDFMMDQISSDITNKYNDMLLKQIDIDKAKRNLELKKNELVYLKEKLSLGMATENQVTDAEVELKSLQDDITAKENSLSDAKDYFKVLTDLDLKNDYTLDYDLDYTKFKIYDSVDDYVDSKLSAYFEYDNKILDLTKDYIKNLKDDGIKENVDKDAVTAAAPNQTDTKYLSRDAAGNINFNYGQFACDSLLYAKDQLKYYNALKSYEGYLDGKYQYDEAKVKLDDTKKNLKSILKQNYSTLLDIENKIDNLKEQVNSTNTKLGFAKAQVDMGLMLQNDYDKQVVASEELDTALRKLVYAHNNLRDSIQTPWILGN
- a CDS encoding zinc-ribbon domain-containing protein; protein product: MEDKTLVCKDCGNEFVFTTGEQEFYKEKGFDNEPVRCPDCRRARKQQNNRR
- a CDS encoding GNAT family N-acetyltransferase, with product MDNTIVVKAMKESDIDQVLKLWNDIFGTTFLESSVTKSDLIIYLKKNPDASSVACTDDGKVIGALLCGSDGVRGYIYHIAIYNEYRVNEIEKRMLDRSLSKLKEVGIKTGFIFTKSNNHEMDANFNSIGWVVIPNELNLGN
- a CDS encoding DUF5652 family protein; protein product: MIGEMKMSNIIQFMTSNKLMLLLLICWSIIWKGVALWRSARNKQLIWYIVLLIVNTLGILEIIYLSFFKKKHENL
- a CDS encoding TetR/AcrR family transcriptional regulator, whose protein sequence is MNDNKTLDLRIRRTHKLLSEALISLLSEQSFDNINISDICDKAMIHRTTFYKHFEDKYHLLDSLISELVENLEKNSTEQTPINNPRQYYVNLFKLLLEHMQENVKMYSVGLPNNGFAMKSLQKSVGERTKAKLVSNEANGVIFSIPIPILSEFYSSAMVNLAIWWLENNMPLSIEEIVKYSDMMINRLDINEE
- a CDS encoding N-acetyltransferase — its product is MIKNFNLSKLDSVMKIWLDTNIDAHNFIKNKYWINNYNLVKEMLPLADIYIFEENNIIKGFIGVMEENYIAGLFVKKEYQREGIGKKLLDYCKSKYLVLKLDVFIKNKNAVNFYYKNGFKVLDEHFSEETNEIEYTMIFNKN
- a CDS encoding efflux RND transporter periplasmic adaptor subunit — its product is MNKKIIAICLVFFNFTILSGCSGKTDAKTDAKTYPVKTAELQNQSHPVNLEYQGITGGSEVRKLSFKSPAKISKIYVIKGQHVKKGDSLVDLDKSDLNLAENAAKAQMDAAQAQYDKALNGAQSEDINKAEIAVKNAQDEYNYCKDLYDKTVNLYQIKAATQQQVNDIKIKLDGSESQLNAAKETLNQVKNGAREEDKQAALAGVNAAKANYDSKVNLVQDASLTADEDGYVVDVLCKEGELQQAGYPVVLIRSEDQVVTAGLSDDDVKKIQVGTKAEVKIDDATADGEVINMVQAPDRQSGTYSAEIKISNPIDNNKYYIGQSVKVYIENGEKSGIWIPITSILNDGQDYVYVVEDGRAVRKNVTLGDTNENEVCVDGLKVADNLVTEGMKNIKAGYQVSAE
- a CDS encoding nitroreductase family protein encodes the protein MIKEIEMRRSIRKYSDKPVEDNQIKELLESARLAPSGNNTQPWNYIIVKSEEMRQKVVEASHNQKWMLTAPVFIVCVADIRCRIKEEDVYLDDNSPEDELKRIIRDTSISVGYMLLEANNLGLGVCWVAEFTQEEIRPVLNIPTDKYVVGVITVGYPNENPKARPRKKLEDMIHYECW
- the def gene encoding peptide deformylase, which encodes MALRQIRLFGDEVLRKKSREVEVVDEKIRQLLNDMAETMYNEENGGGLAAPQIGILKRLVVIDMGEGLIKLVNPKIISKEGSQEVIEGCLSNPNVFGKLLRPKTVKVQALNEKGEEIISTGAGDLAKCFCHEIDHLDGILFTDFVTEYLKL
- a CDS encoding DUF4865 family protein, with protein sequence MIAMQYNIGLPSDYNMRIIRDRVKNNGYKTDSFEDLKFKLYLTTEKGKNNNLQNSYCPLYIWKDSNGLNKFLFSGFYDNIISSFGWQNVNIGIPLIDTTTFRIKDCKYLFEIIREIKPQESLNNFKDKIMEHIPNIEETEFLVIYNPDKWKYHVFFFIDDLSKIRALDGTIYDILHISQE